The following is a genomic window from Schistocerca cancellata isolate TAMUIC-IGC-003103 chromosome 8, iqSchCanc2.1, whole genome shotgun sequence.
CATCATATGCTGTAGTATTAAATTACAGGAATGAGGATGGAGAAATAATTAATAGGAAAGCACAGAATTGAAAATTCATTAATTTTCAATTCTATGCTATTCCATATATCCCAACTTGAATTGAAGTCTCCGGGCATGTGTCATAGATCAAGGAATACATTAAAAAAGTTAAGCAGCTGTCAGAGTATGTGTTAATAAATTAATATTAATCTTGTGTAAAGGATTCGTGGTTAACTAAGCTGAGTGTAACATAGTGAAATTAAGAGAAATcactacagttaaaaaaaaaggctGCTGTCTCCTGGGTTATATTAAATAACTAGTGTCTTTCTCCAATTTTTAACTTAATATCTGTGTGAGCACAGTGATTTTTGTTGTGAGCACAGTGATTTTTGTTAGGATTTAAGAGTTATCTTTATAgcattagaaaaactgaaaacaaaagatATTATTTAAAGAGGATAGTGCAATCAACTAGAAAGGAAGACAATGCAGAGACAGCAGAAAGAAATGTTACTTAACATAAACAGATAACACTGAATTGTGTGGTGTACTCataattctctttttttttaaccaGGCACAACAGCATAAAGAGAAAGGAAATGATTGTGTGAAGGAAAAGAAATACATTGAAGCAGTATTGCATTACACAAATGCAATAAAGTTGGATCCATCTGACCACACCTTTTACAGTAATAGATCTTTAGCTTTTCTCAAACAACAACAGTATCCCCTAGCAATGGAGGATGCGAGACAGGCTATAAAACTGAAACCTGATTGGCCCAAAGTATGTAAGTTTCACTTATTCATTCTAGAACTTAAGTTTGTATGTTATTATGCTTATGTTTCTATTACACAATTTTCTTTGACTAACAAGGAACCTGCTGAGTGTCAGGTCGCAAAAGGCTAATGATATAGCATTCGACACCCCACCTATTGTCTACACGTAACCACAATATtgcctgctaatggcaacagggggtggGACTGGAGGTATCTAATGGTAAGCACAACAAGGGGCCTGCAGAGAGTAGTTGAAATGCTTAGTCGACAAGTAACTCTCAGAAGTGCTATAGTGCTAGTGGTGGTAATACAAAGCAAAGCAGAGCAATAATAGTGATGAACAAAAGAAATACTGTATTATTTGTACAACAATGGTTACTGAAGTACACATTTCATCAGAAATGAACCCAAGGAATttccagagtgagaaagaagtggcagatgaaatattagttttTCTGCAGGacgagtcatctacatctacatttatactccgcaagccacccaagggtgtgtggcggagggcactttacgtgccactgtcattatctccctttcctgttccagtcgcgtatggttcgcgggaagaacgactgtctgaaagcctctgtgcgcgctctaatctctctaattttacattcgtgatctcctcgggaggtataagtagggggaagcaatatattagatacctcatccagaaacgcaccctctcgaaacctggcgaggttTGGGGTAAGTGGTCATACACACTTGATTGTGCAGACTACGTAGTTTAGTAGAATGACGATTTGCATTTAACGAGTGAAagggaaagtgatattgaaacaggtttaGATTCATGTAGTTAATCCAGTCTTCAGTTAAATATCGATTACAAAAACTTGTGTTTGCGCATTTCCGGGAGGCTCGATGCAATGTATAGGATGTgcgtgatagtgacctactacgtaatGCACAACAAATTGTGCAACACGTAGATTACTGTGATTTCAAGGGAACTGTGGATGGTAGCACAACTAATTAAGAtgttgaaatttcaaacaaagcataaaCTTGATGAACTGTGAAATCAGCTCGAAAATTTGTAGACAAGATGAACAAACTTACCCCATTGTTTAGTACGGAATTTGTTTCCAACTCTGGCCAATCAGGATTTGAAGGggaaatgcatatgaaatgaaCCGTGGAAATTTGAGATGAGAGTTGTATCAAAATCAAACAACATAAATGCCTTAATGAATTCATATAAAGTTACGCTATTAGTCTGGGTGGCAAACTGGCTGGAAAGTCATTTACTGTGATGCGAGAAATTGGAGGCGCTCTGCCCCTCTTAGATTCTTTCTCTGTGCATGATCTGGCAAGGAcaatagggaatatttacatcacagcaagcaagagtggaaaaatgTGAGTAAGAgagcaatgattacagtatgaacaCGCCTTCGGTtggtagctggtcaaaataacttgcgtcTGCTGAATTCATGGTCTATGTACAAAAATCATACTccattagagcaaactatccctcctaaagtggatgacactgcaattcgcaccacctggaaccactggacaaattccggCTCTggatttttgttcttttttcaatgattttaaaacatattattgcactatctgcagGTACACCGTAAGATAGCCAGTTTCACTTTAAGCTGCACACACTGTTTCGTATtctgttgcatgccatcacattccagcaGTTCTCATCACCCTATTACAACAGTACCATTCTATaggcattctttaagagtggaaacTAGCGGAACGTCCTGCATGGTTAGTAACTCTGAAGGAGTTTGCCTCTTGGTGGTGTTGGTGCGAACCATTTTGATCATTGTGGCATGCtattttttcattcagtgttcatggtgcaagttaatggcttcttttgaacatttcctgaatgaatgtataagattttcattttgtgaaagtaATATGTGAACAGTTTATCATGGCATTTGCCCACGGCTATAAACAAATAACTCTGCCTGAGGGAGAGGAACAGTGCAGAGGAATAAGCCCCATCTCTATCAAAAGACTGCCATACTACATCCACATTCTGTGCTTCCACAAAAGCAGAACTGGGGTAACAGTCATAGAGATCGCTGATACCTTTTCTTGTGATGAGAGTTGCATTCAAATCCCTTTATGCACCAAGATTAGTatcttcattcatttcaaaataagGAAGAAACAAGTAATTTATGACACAAAGCAAATTGGAAAACACAAAGCATTTTGTAGTGGCTGCAGTGCAATTGTTTGCTGCAGCTGGCAGTGGTAGTTTAGACCCGACCTCTACTGATATGTTATCCAACATAGTTCAAAACACTCCCCACTTACAAGTGCCACAATATAGTGTCCACATAATACGTACATCTCGTAAAAGGTTGATCTCTGCGTCTCCCGGTCAGTCGTTGTCTGTCACTCCCGTGATGCACAAGTTGAGTCATAAGCAACTAATATTTTTCATGTCGTAATTGTTAACATTACACTTGAAAATGattcttactaaagattgaacttgcgatctCACACTCAAGAGGTTCTTAGTTTGGCAAGCATTTTAATGTTCATGGGCCAGTTCGTTAGTTAAACTGTAATATCTGTAGCAGAGAGTactaatttaaagaaaaagaagcaGTACATATGTTTTGTAGATACAGAATGGAAATTCCGTAGATTTCTTCATTTCTGGTAGAAATATTATTACAGATGGGAaatgctcgctctctctctctctctctctctctctctctctctctctctctctctctctctctctcttctcatgcATGCGTGCATCCAACACAGGGTGGAAAATTGTTGTTATAATATTGCACTTATTTCCGCAGGGTTACTTCCGTAAAGGTGAAATTGAACTTGCCACAGGACACTATACAGAAGCACTATTGTCTTATGGGTGTGCTTTAAGACTACAACCCCATGATAAAAGCATTTTGGATGCTATCAGtaaaacaacagaaatgagacagaAAGAGAGGCAAGGTATGTATGATCAACATTTTGTTATTCGTTTAACATAGCTACtttcccctccccccatgaaccatggaccttgccgttggtggggaggcttgcgtgcctcaacgatacagatagccgtaccataggtgcaaccacaacggagggctatctgttgagaggccagacgaatgtgtggttcctgaagaggggcagcagcctttaaagtagttgcaggggcaacagtctggatgactgactgatctggccttgtaacactaaccaaaacggccttgctgttgtggtactgcaaacagctgaaagcaaggggaaactacagccataatttttcccgaggccatgcagctttactgtatggttaaatgatgatggcgtcctcttgggtaaaatattccggaggtaaaatagtcccccattcggatctccgggccgggactactcaagaggatgtcgttatcaggagaaagaaaactggcattctacggatcggagcgtggaatgcccgttcccttaatcgggcaggtaggttagaaaatttaaaaaggaaaatggataggttaaagttagatatagaggagattagtgaagttcggtggcaggaggaacaaaacttttggtcaggtgaatacaaggttataaatacaaaatcaaatacgggtgatacaagagtaggtttaataatgaataaaaaaataggagtgtgggtaagctactacaaacagcaaagtgaacgtattatagtggctaagatagacacgaagcccatgcctactacagtagtaaaagtttagctctgcagatgacgaagaaattgatgaaatgtatgatgagataaaagaaattattcaggtagtgaagggagacgaaaatttaatagtcatgggtgactggaattcgacagtaggaaaaaggagagaaggaaacatagtaggtgaatatggattggggctaagaaatgaaagaggaagctgtctggtagaattttgcactgagcataacttaatcatagctaacatgtggtcaagaatcataaaagaaggttgtatacatggaagagtcctggagatactaaaaggtatcagatagattatataaaggtacgacagagatttaggaaccaggttttaaactgtaagatatttcctggggcagatgtggattctgaccacaatctattggttatgaactgcagattgaaactgaagaaactgcaaaaaggtgggaatttaaggagatgggacctggataaactgaaagaaccagaggttgtagagagtttcagggagaggataagggaacaattgacaggaatgggggaaagaaatacagtagaagaagaatgggtagctttaaggggtgaagtagtgaaggcagcgcgGATCATGTGGGTataaagacgacggctagtagaaatccttgggtaacagaagaaatattaaatttaattgatgaaaggagaaaatataaaaatgcagtaaatgaagcagtcaaaaaggaatacaaacgactcaaaaatgagatcgacaggaagtgcaaaatggctaagcaggcatggctagaggacaaatgtaaggatgtagaggcttatctcactaggggtaagatagatacagcctacaggaaaattaaagagacctttggagaaaagagagccacttgtatgaatatcaagagctcagatggaaacccagttctaagcaaagaggggaaagcagaaaggtggaaggagtatatagagggcctatacaagggtgatgtacttgaggacaatattatggaaatggaagaggatgtagatgaagataaaatgggagataggatactgcatgaagagtttgacagagcagtgaaagacctgagtcaaaacaaggccctgggagtagacaacattccattagaactactgacgaccttgggagagccagtcctgacaaaactctaccttctggtgagcaagatgtacgagacaggcgaaataccctcagacttcaagaagaatataataattccaattccaaagaaagcaggtgttgacagatgtgaaaattaccaaactatcagtttaataagccacagctgcaaaatacaaacgcaaattatttacagatgaatggaaaaactagtagaagccgaccttggggaagatcagtttggattccgtagaaatactggaacacgtgaggcaatactgaccttacgatgtatcttagaagaaagattaaggaaaggcaaacctacgtttctagcatttgtagacttagagaaagcttttgactggaatactctctttcaaattctaaaggtggcaggagtaaaatacagggagcgaaaagctatttacaatttgtacagaaaccagatggcagttatgagtt
Proteins encoded in this region:
- the LOC126094743 gene encoding uncharacterized protein LOC126094743, which produces MDQKEEAQQHKEKGNDCVKEKKYIEAVLHYTNAIKLDPSDHTFYSNRSLAFLKQQQYPLAMEDARQAIKLKPDWPKGYFRKGEIELATGHYTEALLSYGCALRLQPHDKSILDAISKTTEMRQKERQADFQIPWLGAGIGIIIGVGLVIADYLLTDKPSIKHPILMALLTIAVAMIGYVIGWAYRYLTKCSQTSLLEPPPDLFRDGANQDNEQESQENGKSERSHRYTKAQARQRFKKGRS